One Saccharomyces mikatae IFO 1815 strain IFO1815 genome assembly, chromosome: 16 genomic region harbors:
- the SMKI16G0140 gene encoding uncharacterized protein (similar to Saccharomyces cerevisiae EFG1 (YGR271C-A); ancestral locus Anc_5.30) produces MVDHLSRVNLRSSSLTAPILEAVQEAEPFEEATFSNLQKIHPLTENSTCNGYALYDVDGNLKPMKDTFGRNICTPDNSNPTRARDERPLDTIRGFEYSITKDPRWLQELETFKYGFKARPGFSAINRDSQASVNLSQLEEKVIENQKKEKKNHITWVSRLLCG; encoded by the coding sequence ATGGTTGACCATTTATCAAGAGTGAATTTACGCTCTTCCTCCTTAACTGCCCCAATTCTCGAAGCTGTTCAAGAAGCTGAGCCTTTTGAAGAAGCTACTTTTTCTAACTTGCAAAAGATACACCCTTTAACAGAAAACTCAACCTGTAACGGCTATGCTCTATATGATGTAGATGGAAATTTGAAACCCATGAAAGATACATTCGGTAGAAATATATGTACACCCGACAATTCGAACCCAACAAGAGCAAGAGACGAAAGACCATTGGACACAATACGCGGATTTGAGTACTCTATTACAAAAGACCCCCGCTGGTTACAAGAACTGGAAACATTTAAATATGGGTTTAAAGCCAGACCCGGATTTTCTGCCATTAATCGAGACTCGCAAGCTTCAGTAAATTTATCTCAATTGGAAGAGAAAGTTatagaaaatcaaaaaaaagaaaagaaaaatcatataACATGGGTTTCTCGGTTACTTTGCGGGTGA
- the RTT102 gene encoding Rtt102p (similar to Saccharomyces cerevisiae RTT102 (YGR275W); ancestral locus Anc_5.24) encodes MDSQTLILKANKVSYYGSSTSGESWRYDWYQPSKISSNVPQPQQQHGSLENNLEKYPFRYKTWLKNQEDEKNLQKDNCEDILNLKQFDRTISKELSNSSHIKGDKSNPSGAPSTNQGSEALSVDDIRGAVGNSEAIPGLSTGVNNEKPEESKDVEMK; translated from the coding sequence ATGGACTCTCAGACGTTAATTCTTAAGGCCAATAAGGTGTCGTACTATGGCAGCTCTACAAGTGGGGAATCCTGGAGGTATGATTGGTACCAACCATCTAAAATAAGCTCTAATGTGCCGCAACCACAACAGCAACATGGAAGCTTGGAAAATAACTTGGAGAAATACCCATTCAGATATAAGACATGGTTAAAGAACcaagaagatgagaaaaATTTACAGAAAGACAATTGTGAAGATATATTAAACTTGAAACAATTTGATAGAACGATATCGAAAGAATTGTCAAACTCATCGCACATTAAAGGAGATAAGAGTAACCCCAGTGGTGCTCCTTCTACTAACCAAGGAAGTGAAGCTCTTAGTGTGGATGATATAAGAGGTGCTGTTGGTAATAGTGAAGCCATCCCTGGGTTATCCACTGGAGTGAACAATGAGAAACCAGAGGAGAGTAAGGATGttgaaatgaaataa
- the TAF1 gene encoding histone acetyltransferase (similar to Saccharomyces cerevisiae TAF1 (YGR274C); ancestral locus Anc_5.25): protein MVKQQGPGKTNLTNEDEAYEAIFGGEFGSLEIGSYIGGNEGANTKDYTEHLPDAVDFEDEDELADDDDLPEETDSNLHPSMITMNAYDDNNQNGGIMGIDANSLNLQLPEINDGLSQQFILEDEVGTPATSNALFMGMDANEIHLVTETGVLDGGGANEVRNPQLSIGDVEANNMIVNDGFSIESEILDNKHKKPTKLDLINHEKYLLKKYFPDFEKGKTLKWNKLIYRRLAPYHWHRDASRLKKPFMPLNLKLKIQQDDKRLFNSRTTSYLAPIYQGKNNLPQDNPSASRRGLIQVSIDELFPVRQQQKKRKIIHDEKIISEDLLIATDDWDQEKIIDQDSSSTIISVEASITPNLNASSGFKLKSLVEDVAEDWQWDEDMIIDANLKESKRAELNMNDEKLLLMVENTNSVVQQKQQLGSDNLILPINETIIQHKFNLSNDDKYQILKKTHQTKVRSTISNLNIQHSQPAINLQSPFYKVAVPRYQLRHFHRENFGSHIRPGTKIVFSKLKARKRKRDKGKDVKESFSTSQDLTIGDTAPVYLMEYSEQTPVALSKFGMANKLINYYRKSNEQDTLRPKLPVGETHVLGVQDKSPFWNFGFVEPGHIVPTLYNNMVRAPVFKHDISGTDFLLIKSSGFGISNRFYLRNINHLFTVGQTFPVEEIPGPNSRKVTSMKATRLKMIIYRILNHNHSKAISIDPIAKHFPDQDYGQNRQKVKEFMKYQRDGPEKGLWRLKDDEKLLDNEAVKSLITPEQISQVESMSQGLQFQEDNEAFNFDSKLKSLEENLLLWNITKNFINSTQMRAMIQIHGVGDPTGCGEGFSFLKTSMKGGFVKSGSPPGNNNSAHKKGTSTHSYNVAQQQKAYDEEIAKTWYTHTKSLSISNPFEEMNNPDEINQTNKHVKTERDDKKILKIVRKKRDENGIIQRQTIFIRDPRVIQGYMKIKEQDKEDVNKLLEEDTSKINNIEELEKQKKLLQLELANLEKSQQRRAARQNSKKNNGSTKIENSVGNGNDFPSIADGKTTRNKSKNTTRRCATCGQIGHIRTNKSCPMYSSKDDPVSPK, encoded by the coding sequence ATGGTAAAGCAGCAGGGTCCTGGAAAAACCAACTTGACCAACGAAGATGAAGCTTATGAAGCAATCTTTGGGGGTGAGTTTGGCTCCTTGGAAATTGGATCTTATATTGGTGGAAATGAAGGAGCAAACACTAAGGACTATACAGAGCATTTACCAGATGCTGTAGATtttgaagacgaagatgaacttgctgatgatgatgatctACCAGAAGAAACGGATTCTAACTTGCATCCAAGTATGATAACTATGAATGCGTACGATGATAACAACCAAAATGGTGGCATAATGGGTATTGATGCAAATAGTTTGAATCTACAACTGCCTGAGATTAATGATGGCTTATCTCAACAGTTCATCTTGGAGGATGAAGTGGGTACTCCTGCAACGAGCAATGCATTGTTCATGGGGATGGACGCAAATGAAATACATCTCGTTACTGAAACAGGCGTTCTCGATGGCGGTGGTGCAAATGAAGTCAGGAATCCACAACTCTCCATTGGCGACGTTGAAGCAAATAATATGATAGTCAATGATGGGTTTTCCATTGAATCAGAGATATTAGATaataaacataaaaaaCCCACCAAACTAGATTTGATAAACCACGAAAAGTATCTTCTAAAGAAATACTTTcctgattttgaaaagggcAAAACCTTAAAATGGAACAAATTAATTTATAGAAGATTGGCACCTTATCATTGGCATAGGGATGCCTCTAGGTTGAAGAAACCATTTATgcctttgaatttgaagttAAAAATCCAACAGGATGACAAGAGGCTATTTAACTCAAGGACAACGTCTTACCTCGCTCCTATTTATCAGGGAAAAAATAACTTACCTCAAGATAATCCTTCTGCATCCCGAAGAGGTTTGATACAGGTTTCCATTGATGAGCTTTTTCCCGTCAGACAGCAACAAAAGAAACGGAAAATTATTCACGATGAGAAGATAATATCTGAAGATTTATTAATTGCTACTGATGATTGggaccaagaaaaaatcatcgATCAGGATAGCTCATCAACAATAATATCAGTAGAGGCGTCCATAACACCCAACTTGAACGCATCTAGCGGTTTTAAGTTGAAGAGTTTGGTTGAAGATGTTGCCGAAGATTGGCAATGGGATGAAGATATGATTATAGATGCCAACTTGAAGGAGTCTAAACGTGCTGAATTAAACATGAATGACGAAAAATTATTACTGATGGTCGAGAACACAAATAGTGTAGTGCAGCAAAAGCAACAACTGGGTAGTGATAACCTAATACTTCCTATTAATGAAACCATTATACAACATAAATTCAATTTAtctaatgatgataaatatcagattctgaaaaaaacGCATCAAACTAAAGTTCGTTCCACCATATCGAACTTAAATATTCAGCATTCCCAACCTGCTATCAATTTACAATCTCCATTTTACAAAGTGGCTGTTCCTAGATATCAATTGAGGCATTTCCATCGTGAAAACTTCGGTTCACACATTAGACCAGGTACCAAAATTGTCTTCAGTAAACTGAAGGCGcgtaagagaaaaagagataaGGGTAAAGATGTCAAAGAATCGTTTTCTACATCTCAAGATCTGACTATTGGTGATACTGCACCCGTTTATTTAATGGAGTATTCCGAGCAAACACCAGTAGCGCTATCTAAATTTGGTATGGCAAACAAATTGATTAACTATTATCGTAAATCCAACGAACAAGATACCTTAAGGCCCAAACTGCCTGTTGGTGAAACCCATGTTTTGGGAGTTCAAGATAAATCACCCTTTTGGAATTTTGGGTTTGTTGAACCTGGTCATATAGTTCCCACATTATACAATAACATGGTCAGGGCACCCGTTTTTAAGCATGATATTTCAGGAACAGATTTCCTTTTAATAAAAAGCTCAGGATTTGGTATAAGCAATCGATTTTACTTACGGAACATCAATCATCTTTTCACAGTAGGACAAACTTTTCCCGTCGAGGAGATTCCTGGACctaattcaagaaaagttaCATCAATGAAGGCTACAAGGTTAAAAATGATTATTTATAGAATCTTGAATCATAATCATAGCAAAGCGATTTCTATTGATCCTATTGCAAAGCATTTTCCCGACCAAGATTATGGGCAAAACAGACAAAAAGTAAAGGAATTTATGAAATATCAAAGGGATGGCCCCGAGAAAGGTCTGTGGAGGCttaaagatgatgaaaaattgttaGATAATGAGGCAGTAAAAAGCCTAATTACCCCCGAGCAAATCAGTCAGGTTGAATCGATGAGCCAAGGTTTACAATTTCAAGAAGATAACGAAGCATTTAATTTTGATTCTAAGCTAAAATCCTTGGAAGAAAACCTGCTTCTATGGAACAtcacaaaaaatttcataaaTTCTACACAAATGCGGGCTATGATCCAAATACATGGTGTGGGTGACCCAACAGGCTGCGGAGAAGGGTTTTCGTTTTTAAAAACGTCAATGAAAGGTGGGTTTGTTAAATCTGGTTCACCTCCTGGTAATAACAATAGTGCACACAAAAAAGGTACCAGTACACATAGCTATAACGTGGCTCAACAGCAAAAGGCCtacgatgaagaaattgccAAGACCTGGTATACGCACACAAAATCGTTGAGCATAAGCAACCCTTTTGAGGAGATGAACAATCCTGATGAGATAAATCAGACCAATAAGCATGTTAAGACAGAGAGAGATgataagaaaattttgaagatagtaaggaagaaaagagatgAAAACGGTATCATTCAAAGGCAGACAATCTTCATAAGAGACCCTAGAGTCATCCAGGGGTACATGAAAATTAAAGAGCAGGATAAGGAAGACGTCAACAAACtattagaagaagatacctcaaagataaataatataGAAGAACTtgagaaacagaaaaaactATTGCAATTAGAGCTAGCTAATCTCGAAAAATCGCAACAGCGTAGAGCAGCAAGACAAAattcgaagaaaaataatggttCCACAAAGATAGAAAATTCTGTGGGTAATGGTAACGACTTTCCCAGTATAGCTGATGGTAAAACAACTAGAaataaaagcaaaaataCGACAAGAAGATGCGCCACGTGTGGACAAATTGGCCACATCAGAACAAATAAATCATGTCCAATGTATAGTAGCAAAGATGACCCTGTTTCACCTAAATAG
- the EFG1 gene encoding Efg1p (similar to Saccharomyces cerevisiae YGR273C and YMR295C; ancestral locus Anc_5.29), with amino-acid sequence MAKFQRKRSKALGSSLEMSQIMDAGANKIKRRIRDLERLLKKKKDILPSTVIIEKERNLQALRLELQNNELKNKIKANAKKYHMVRFFEKKKGLRKYHRLLKKINESGTEDKDLQEKLRATKIELCYVINFPKTEKYIALYPNDTPSTDPKGVELTNIRREQFLKLVAKKMDENALQVSFEEILMGKKLDEDSIGLTLSPKEDHKDESHASSIKDRKELEQVEGQDEKDDFFE; translated from the coding sequence ATGGCGAAATTTCAGAGGAAAAGAAGTAAGGCTCTTGGGTCATCTCTAGAGATGTCCCAGATAATGGATGCAGGCGcaaacaaaattaaaagaagaataagaGATTTAGAAAGAttactaaaaaagaaaaaggataTATTGCCCTCCACTGTGataatagaaaaagaaagaaatttgcAAGCTTTACGGTTAGAATTGCAGAATAACGAACTcaagaataaaatcaaagcCAATGctaaaaaatatcatatgGTGagattctttgaaaagaaaaaaggattaagaaaatatcaCAGATtactaaagaaaataaatgaatcTGGAACAGAAGATAAGGATCTACAGGAAAAATTGAGGGCCACTAAAATTGAACTATGTTACGTGATAAATTTTCCCAAAACTGAGAAGTACATAGCATTATACCCAAATGATACACCATCTACAGACCCAAAGGGTGTAGAATTGACGAATATCAGAAGAGAACAATTTTTAAAGTTAGTAGCtaaaaaaatggatgaAAACGCTCTACAGGTAtcctttgaagaaattctaATGGGTAAGAAATTGGATGAAGATTCTATTGGATTAACATTATCACCAAAAGAAGACCATAAGGATGAATCACACGCATCATCGATAAAGGACAGAAAAGAGCTGGAACAAGTCGAGGGacaagatgaaaaagatgacttttttgaataa
- the RNH70 gene encoding Rnh70p (similar to Saccharomyces cerevisiae RNH70 (YGR276C); ancestral locus Anc_5.23) codes for MQVEGPDTNFGNDLVLGSKKRRLSKASVHGNDHVDVELEVKKNKKKKKEKPIKCTLQKTIVEKGIGIKDVRDMTQYLLQAENNSPKWIDISNRSSLQKMIVLFIAGLQPSDFENGTNIFNEINDSKFKYIPEEVAAKFHTFPVMAPGSKMTLFSPYNSFINVGLSKLEKINKLKELQKKKKITINDLILSEQQLIANDYPLDSADTNNAGWVKTVEFAHEGSHIFALDCEMCLSEQGLVLTRISLVNFDNEVIYEELVKPDVPIVDYLTRYSGITEEKLAVGAKKTLPEVQKDLLKIISSSDILIGHSLQNDLKVMRLKHSLIVDTAIIYHHKAGDPFKPSLKYLSETFLNKIIQNGEHDSVEDARACLELTKLKILNGLAFGIGINTENLFTKLHRFEVKTMLLNDMIVKNHTEDDSKGHLIRCIEDDETWTHIHENLNKYFKLIVGRLKNLERSRNYIKKPRKSSDSLDASLVLQDIGQNITKLYENATPGTMILIMSGTGDTRPWNSLSTELEIIQDKKERFDKRREKEPEIVKAIKLARDGVASFTVK; via the coding sequence AGCTGGAagtaaagaagaacaagaagaaaaaaaaggaaaaacctATAAAATGTACGTTACAAAAGActattgttgaaaaaggTATTGGTATCAAGGATGTAAGGGACATGACGCAATACTTGTTACAAGCTGAAAACAACTCTCCAAAGTGGATAGATATTAGTAATAGGTCCAGCTTACAGAAAATGATTGTTCTATTTATTGCAGGTTTACAACCAagtgattttgaaaatggcacaaatatcttcaatgaaattAATGATAGCAAGTTCAAATACATTCCTGAGGAAGTTGCTGCCAAATTCCATACATTTCCTGTTATGGCACCAGGTTCCAAGATGACACTATTTTCACCATACAATTCATTCATCAATGTTGGATTATCcaaattagaaaaaataaataaattgaaggagctgcaaaaaaagaagaaaattactATCAACGATTTAATTTTATCCGAACAACAGTTAATAGCGAATGATTACCCACTAGATTCTGCAGACACGAACAATGCAGGTTGGGTAAAAACTGTCGAGTTTGCTCATGAGGGCTCACACATCTTTGCACTAGACTGTGAAATGTGTCTCTCAGAACAAGGTTTAGTTCTCACTAGGATATCTCTAGTTaattttgataatgaagTCATCTACGAAGAATTAGTAAAGCCTGATGTTCCTATAGTGGACTACTTGACACGGTACAGTGGGATAACTGAAGAGAAGCTGGCAGTTGGTGCTAAGAAAACGCTGCCAGAAGTGCAAAAAGATCTTCTAAAGATAATAAGTAGTTCAGATATTTTGATTGGACATTCGTTACAAAATGACTTGAAAGTCATGAGGTTGAAGCACTCATTGATCGTGGATACGGCTATTATATATCATCATAAAGCTGGTGATCCTTTCAAACCCAGCTTAAAATACTTGAGTGAAAcctttttgaataaaattattcaaaacgGTGAACATGATTCCGTTGAAGATGCAAGGGCTTGTCTTGAATTGACAAAACTGAAAATCTTGAACGGATTAGCATTTGGAATAGGAATCAATACAGAGAATTTGTTCACTAAATTACACCGTTTTGAAGTGAAGACTATGCTTCTCAACGATATGATCGTCAAGAATCACACTGAGGACGATTCCAAGGGCCACTTGATACGTTgtattgaagatgatgagaCATGGACGCATATTCATGAGAATTTAAATAAATATTTTAAGCTTATTGTAGGGAGATTGAAGAACCTGGAGAGATCACGTAATTATATTAAAAAGCCACGGAAGAGTTCTGATTCTTTGGATGCATCTTTAGTTCTTCAAGATATTGGACAAAATATAACAAAGTTGTACGAGAATGCCACACCAGGTACCATGATATTGATCATGTCAGGTACAGGGGATACAAGACCATGGAACAGTCTCTCCACAGAGTTAGAGATCATTCAagataaaaaggaaagatttgataaaagaCGTGAAAAGGAACCTGAGATAGTAAAAGCTATAAAGTTAGCCCGAGATGGTGTAGCATCATTTACTGTAaaataa